From a region of the Methylocystis hirsuta genome:
- a CDS encoding Uma2 family endonuclease yields the protein MGVPHLESGPMRAEEFFAFTATRPDDEKWELIEGEPVLNASASRLHQKIIGNVFFALSEISRKRNPGWEIIPGIGVRLSELSVPVPDLLIRPDDDLKGVECDDMLIAFEILSPSTANSDLRWKRKAYASLPSLLQYVVIAQDALEVVSFDRANGFAERRFETAESELDLPVIGACMNLHEIYRGTGLL from the coding sequence ATGGGCGTTCCTCATCTCGAATCAGGTCCGATGCGCGCGGAGGAATTCTTCGCGTTCACCGCGACGCGCCCCGACGACGAAAAATGGGAGCTGATCGAGGGGGAGCCGGTCTTGAACGCTTCCGCCAGCCGTCTGCATCAAAAGATCATCGGCAATGTGTTTTTTGCCCTGTCAGAGATTTCTCGCAAAAGAAATCCGGGTTGGGAGATCATTCCCGGGATCGGCGTGCGCCTCTCGGAATTAAGCGTTCCCGTTCCTGATCTGCTGATCCGACCCGATGACGATCTCAAGGGCGTCGAATGCGACGACATGCTCATCGCCTTCGAGATTCTTTCGCCGTCGACCGCCAACTCTGATCTGCGGTGGAAGCGGAAAGCCTACGCCTCCCTGCCCTCGCTCCTGCAATATGTCGTGATCGCCCAGGACGCGCTTGAAGTCGTGTCCTTCGATCGCGCCAATGGCTTCGCCGAGCGCCGTTTCGAAACGGCTGAGAGTGAACTCGACCTCCCCGTCATCGGCGCGTGCATGAACTTGCACGAGATCTACCGCGGCACGGGTCTGCTCTAA
- the purC gene encoding phosphoribosylaminoimidazolesuccinocarboxamide synthase, with the protein MDFLKPRLIPMNRRRRIYEGKAKVLYEGPEPGTLIQHFKDDATAFNAKKHEVIDGKGVLNNRISEYIFQHLNSIGVPTHFIRRLNMREQLIREVEIIPLEVVVRNVAAGSLAKRLGMEEGTQLPRSIIEFYYKNDALDDPMVSEEHITAFGWATPQEIDDVMALAIRVNDFLSGLFLGVGIRLVDFKMECGRLWEGDMMRIVVADEISPDSCRLWDIKSNDKLDKDRFRRDLGGLVEAYTEVARRLGIMQENETIRTGAPKLVQ; encoded by the coding sequence ATGGACTTCCTCAAGCCCCGGTTGATCCCAATGAACCGCCGACGCCGCATCTACGAGGGCAAGGCCAAGGTCCTCTATGAGGGCCCGGAGCCCGGCACTTTGATTCAGCACTTCAAGGACGACGCCACGGCCTTCAACGCGAAGAAACACGAGGTGATCGACGGGAAGGGCGTGCTCAACAACCGGATCTCCGAATATATCTTCCAGCATTTGAACAGCATCGGCGTGCCGACCCACTTCATCCGCCGACTGAACATGCGCGAGCAGCTCATCCGCGAGGTGGAAATCATCCCGCTCGAAGTCGTCGTGCGCAATGTCGCCGCCGGCTCGCTGGCCAAGCGCCTCGGGATGGAAGAGGGCACGCAACTGCCCCGCTCCATCATCGAATTCTACTATAAGAACGACGCGCTCGACGACCCGATGGTGTCCGAGGAGCATATCACCGCCTTCGGCTGGGCGACTCCCCAGGAGATCGACGACGTCATGGCGCTCGCCATCCGCGTCAACGATTTCCTCTCCGGGCTGTTTCTCGGCGTCGGCATCCGCCTCGTCGACTTCAAGATGGAATGCGGTCGGCTCTGGGAAGGCGACATGATGCGAATCGTCGTCGCCGACGAGATTTCGCCCGACAGCTGCCGGCTGTGGGATATCAAGTCGAATGACAAGCTCGACAAGGATCGCTTCCGTCGCGACTTGGGCGGGCTGGTCGAGGCTTATACCGAAGTCGCGCGCCGTCTCGGCATCATGCAGGAAAACGAGACGATCCGCACCGGCGCGCCGAAGCTCGTGCAGTAG